One Helianthus annuus cultivar XRQ/B chromosome 7, HanXRQr2.0-SUNRISE, whole genome shotgun sequence genomic region harbors:
- the LOC118480436 gene encoding uncharacterized protein LOC118480436 isoform X2: MYDGNLFKTMIMLEIIKHRDARHIAAMEAMKEVSVAKSMLQCIRKHGIVNLRKLNPLSCLGRRLSTKKVKLLPWLSCEAHSLLKGDPTLRLGSWTRGCHDIKNHKWVNEIASES; this comes from the exons ATGTATGACGGTAATCTTTTTAAAACGATGATTATGCTGGAAATCATAAAGCATAGAGATGCTAGACATATTGCTGCCATGGAGGCCATGAAAGAGGTTTCGGTTGCCAAAAGCATGCTTCAATGTATAAG GAAGCATGGCATTGTGAACTTGAGGAAGTTGAACCCGTTGAGTTGTTTAGG GAGAAGATTGTCAACTAAAAAAGTGAAGTTGCTACCGTGGTTAAGTTGTGAAGCTCACTCTTTGCTTAAAGGG GACCCGACGCTAAGGCTTGGAAGCTGGACTCGAGGTTGTCATGATATCAAAAATCATAAATGGGTCAACGAAATAGCAAGTGAATCTTAA
- the LOC118480436 gene encoding uncharacterized protein LOC118480436 isoform X3 gives MYDGNLFKTMIMLEIIKHRDARHIAAMEAMKEVSVAKSMLQCIRRRLSTKKVKLLPWLSCEAHSLLKGDPTLRLGSWTRGCHDIKNHKWVNEIASES, from the exons ATGTATGACGGTAATCTTTTTAAAACGATGATTATGCTGGAAATCATAAAGCATAGAGATGCTAGACATATTGCTGCCATGGAGGCCATGAAAGAGGTTTCGGTTGCCAAAAGCATGCTTCAATGTATAAG GAGAAGATTGTCAACTAAAAAAGTGAAGTTGCTACCGTGGTTAAGTTGTGAAGCTCACTCTTTGCTTAAAGGG GACCCGACGCTAAGGCTTGGAAGCTGGACTCGAGGTTGTCATGATATCAAAAATCATAAATGGGTCAACGAAATAGCAAGTGAATCTTAA
- the LOC118480436 gene encoding uncharacterized protein LOC118480436 isoform X1: protein MYDGNLFKTMIMLEIIKHRDARHIAAMEAMKEVSVAKSMLQCIRTHLSSRKHGIVNLRKLNPLSCLGRRLSTKKVKLLPWLSCEAHSLLKGDPTLRLGSWTRGCHDIKNHKWVNEIASES from the exons ATGTATGACGGTAATCTTTTTAAAACGATGATTATGCTGGAAATCATAAAGCATAGAGATGCTAGACATATTGCTGCCATGGAGGCCATGAAAGAGGTTTCGGTTGCCAAAAGCATGCTTCAATGTATAAG AACTCACCTATCTTCCAGGAAGCATGGCATTGTGAACTTGAGGAAGTTGAACCCGTTGAGTTGTTTAGG GAGAAGATTGTCAACTAAAAAAGTGAAGTTGCTACCGTGGTTAAGTTGTGAAGCTCACTCTTTGCTTAAAGGG GACCCGACGCTAAGGCTTGGAAGCTGGACTCGAGGTTGTCATGATATCAAAAATCATAAATGGGTCAACGAAATAGCAAGTGAATCTTAA